A stretch of Pseudophryne corroboree isolate aPseCor3 chromosome 9, aPseCor3.hap2, whole genome shotgun sequence DNA encodes these proteins:
- the LOC134956834 gene encoding putative nuclease HARBI1, protein MYAPACVMSIFIAAEALPPQPTPALPPQPPAPQPQPAPHQPRQRRRARPPIFRTRVLLFGMPDDVVVRRYRLPPHLILDTLSIIESDLESEIRYPTAIPPLTQFLAVLHFLATASYQHVVGDLVGMSQGQFSKVLRRVCQAFLKRVKQFIDMPLDVGALDVVKRQFEEGGSRFPHVIGVVDGTHVAIQPPRHNEEIYRNRKLFHSLNVMVVCGPSLQILSLNAKFTGSSHDAYVIRQSGIWQRLRSSQRADMWLLGDRGYPCTPWLMTPYRNPRPGPQMAFNSALTATRQLVERTIGVLKGRFRVLHRTGGDIMYSPEMASKIVVLCAILHNIAVRSSVELPQAEELPDEEPGVGRRFGGGSVTRRGSQVRARIVAEYFS, encoded by the exons atgtacgctcctgca tgtgttatgtcaatatttattgctgcagaagccctacctccccaacccacgccagcactcccaccccaaccgccagccccacaaccacagccggctcctcatcaaccaaggcaacggaggcgtgctaggccaccaattttccgaacccgtgtcctactttttggtatgccagatgatgtggtggtgcgtagatacaggctgccaccacatctaatcctagacactctctccataatagagagtgatctggagtctgaaattcggtatcctacagcaataccaccattgacacaattccttgcagtgttacattttttggctacagcctcatatcagcatgttgtgggagacctggttggcatgtcgcagggccagttcagtaaggtcctgcggcgtgtctgccaggctttcctaaagcgggtgaagcaattcattgatatgcctttggatgttggtgccctagatgtggtgaagcggcaatttgaggaaggtggtagtcgcttcccacatgttattggggttgtggatggcacacatgttgctattcagccaccaagacataatgaagaaatttatagaaacaggaaactgtttcattctctgaatgtaatggttgtttgtgggccatccctccagatcctttccctgaatgcaaaatttactggaagttcacatgatgcatatgtcattagacaatcagggatatggcagagattaagatcaagtcaacgagcagacatgtggttattgg gagaccgtggatatccttgcaccccctggctcatgactccttaccgtaatcccaggccaggaccacagatggcatttaactccgcgcttactgccactaggcagctggtggagcgcacaattggtgtccttaaagggcggtttcgtgtgctccaccgcactggtggcgacatcatgtattcgccggagatggcaagtaaaatagtggtcctgtgcgcaatactacataatatcgcggtaaggagtagtgtagagcttcctcaggcagaggaattgcctgatgaggagccaggggttggtcgacgcttcggtggggggagtgtgacacggagggggagccaagtgagggcaagaattgttgccgaatatttcag ctga